Below is a genomic region from Paludicola sp. MB14-C6.
ACAGCATTACCGTTGATATCGCAGCTAAAACAAAAGCTCCACTACTGCTGATATTGATAAAATGAGTAATGAATAAACTTGCCGCAAACGGTATGATTGACAATAGAACTGCAACCCATTTTGCTCCAATAGAGCCTTTGGTATATAGACGAGTAGATTCCTTTGCATTAAATTGGATATACACTTGCGATTTTGCTAAAGCCAGTGTTTGATAGAACACACCCTCTAATGCCTTCGTTTCTACAACATTTCCCAAACGAAACAATCGATCAAATATAGTATGTTCATATGTTCTTGTGCCTTCAGGAAGCGGTTTTAACTTTTTCAACTCTATCTTTCCAGTTTTCAATTCTGTAATATGAATATATCCCTTTTGAGCCCAATAGAACAACAAGGAAATCATGTCTCGTGTTTCGACTACTCCGTCAATGATATAGCCTGCTTCAGTAGGTCGCATCCAATCAGGTGCTTTAACAGTAATCGGCTTAATCAATTTAGGATCCCGTCCAAATAAAAACCATAACAGCAAAACTAACAATGGAGAACCTATAATCAACACCCACATGAATACAGTAATACCTGTATCCGTTTTTTGTGATGTAAAATAGCCTTGTGGCAAATCAATTTTTAAAGTAACACCATTATTAACAGGAAGTGGTTTTACAAGTTCACCTGTTATGGTTGTGTTATTGACACTCCATTTTACATAGCTTTGATCTTGAGCCCCGAAACCGCCTGCGTAAAAGGCAACCTTTTTCTCATCAAATTTTTTTGGCATTGTTATTGTAAACTTTGCATTCTCTATACTGGTCGCCCATTGAGTAGGTAATATGTTAAAATACACTTCATCAAATGCAGAAGACCGATCATCATGTGGACGATAAGTATATGCAATTTCATATGACTTATCTCCGCTTACCATTCGTTCTGCATTTCCAATCTTTACAACAACATTTCCGTTTTCATATGATATTGCTCTATCGTCACCCTTTACACTTTCAATGTTAATCTGTGCTCTTTGAGGATACCATATTGCTTTTCCGTTTTCAGGCCGAATAAGAGAGCTTTTATAAGGAATATAACGATAAATTCCATGACGTGGCATTTTATAATCAACATTGATTTGCTCTTTTACATGATATTGATTGTTCTCGTCAATTGTAACGGAAACATCATAGCTTTTTGTATCATAATATTCTCCACCCTGCATTGGCTCTTCTGCATAACAGGGAGTTGTAAATATACCGCAAAGGATTCCCAATAATCCAATGAATAAAACAATCTTTTTCGCTGTTTTCATCGCTGTCCCTCACTTCATATTAATATCCGAAAGAGTAGACAGTAATGTCTACCCTCGGTTTTTTATTATTAGAACTGAACTTTAACGTTTTCCCTTTGCGTTGTATCTGTAATTTCATAAAGAGGTTTTCTCTTAAAGCCAAACATATTTGCTATAATATTGCTTGGAAACATTTCCGTTTTCGTATTGTATTGTGCAACAATTGCATTGTAAAAACGGCGAGAACGCTCAATCTCTGTTTCAATTTCATTTAATTTATTTTGTAAGGATAAAAAGTTTGCGTTTGCTTTTAAATCAGGGTATGCTTCAGATAAT
It encodes:
- a CDS encoding DUF2207 domain-containing protein, with the translated sequence MKTAKKIVLFIGLLGILCGIFTTPCYAEEPMQGGEYYDTKSYDVSVTIDENNQYHVKEQINVDYKMPRHGIYRYIPYKSSLIRPENGKAIWYPQRAQINIESVKGDDRAISYENGNVVVKIGNAERMVSGDKSYEIAYTYRPHDDRSSAFDEVYFNILPTQWATSIENAKFTITMPKKFDEKKVAFYAGGFGAQDQSYVKWSVNNTTITGELVKPLPVNNGVTLKIDLPQGYFTSQKTDTGITVFMWVLIIGSPLLVLLLWFLFGRDPKLIKPITVKAPDWMRPTEAGYIIDGVVETRDMISLLFYWAQKGYIHITELKTGKIELKKLKPLPEGTRTYEHTIFDRLFRLGNVVETKALEGVFYQTLALAKSQVYIQFNAKESTRLYTKGSIGAKWVAVLLSIIPFAASLFITHFINISSSGAFVLAAISTVMLLVSFIVFVQIISTWYGKPKEKRSTFLAIPLIIFAIVVVLNIFTSILKMISRPFGVHAYSGLYINPILPIICGVIASCICVAFACIMRKRTPNMNEWYGEILGLREFIEVAERDRLEMIVKESPTYFYDILPFAYVFGISEKWAAKFENIAMPAPEWYSGSTFDSRAFNTMMFMHAVNHSMNTVSNNISIPPAPTPSSGGGGFSGGGFSGGGFSGGGGGGGGGGSW